TCTGTCAATCCACAGCAACTCTATTAAGGCACCTGAAATCAGTCCCGTGTATGTATCTCCCAAAACAAATCCTATGATAGGGCCGATGACTACAGGCCTGGAAAGCATGACCTGTAATAAAATTCTGTCCAGGCAAATTATACCTCCGACAACGGCTACTGTAATTGCTTCAAGTAACATGGGAAATAGTAAGAGACTCTTGAAAAAGGTTTTACTTTGAAGGGGATGCCCCTTAAAGTTGCTTTGAAAGTGTACAGTGAGCACATCCTGAAAAATAACAGGAAACTCATTAAGTTTAAAAAATTCCCCGCGGCTCGCTGCAGGGAGCTGTATTTTTCTGATGCATGCAGGGAAAAGTTTATTTCTGTGATTGACAGGATTTTTACGTAAGCCCGGCTTTTTTTGCCACGTCGCGGAAATTGAGCGGTTTGTCCCTAGGAATACACCTCAACTCTACCTCAACCCCCGATTCCACAAGGAACCGTAAATTTTCTATATCATCCTTACATAAATATACCGCTGGTGAGTAGAATTTCCTGTTTTTCTCGCTCTGGACGCTGCCTATGTTTAACTTTTCAAACTTGAAACCGAAATTATATGCCTTTAAGGCATTACAGATATCATAGAACAGAACTATGGTTTTTTTGCCTTCTTTTTCATAATGGGAACAGTTTTCAATAAATTCCTCTATACTGTTTACTATAACTTCAATATCACTCGGAACAGCCATTCTTATTACTGATTTTCTGAAGAAGTCGTTTGCCACATTGTCATCTGCAACCACGATACATGAAGCCTTGATAAATGGAAGCCACGCTTCCAATATCTGACCATGAATAAGTCTGTCATCGATTCTTACAAGTGAAATATTCAT
Above is a genomic segment from Syntrophales bacterium containing:
- a CDS encoding PTS sugar transporter subunit IIB; amino-acid sequence: MNISLVRIDDRLIHGQILEAWLPFIKASCIVVADDNVANDFFRKSVIRMAVPSDIEVIVNSIEEFIENCSHYEKEGKKTIVLFYDICNALKAYNFGFKFEKLNIGSVQSEKNRKFYSPAVYLCKDDIENLRFLVESGVEVELRCIPRDKPLNFRDVAKKAGLT